One region of Streptococcus parasanguinis genomic DNA includes:
- a CDS encoding phosphoribosylaminoimidazole carboxylase, which produces MIQLIVNAFVEKEKTGAVVEVLYASSDHEKVKAKYEELVAQYPDNYLAIYDAPLDTDLNTLDHYPSVWIGKEEFE; this is translated from the coding sequence ATGATTCAACTCATTGTCAACGCATTTGTTGAAAAAGAAAAAACGGGAGCAGTCGTCGAAGTCTTGTATGCTAGTAGCGATCACGAAAAAGTGAAAGCGAAGTATGAAGAGCTAGTTGCACAATATCCTGATAACTATTTGGCTATCTATGATGCCCCGCTGGATACGGATTTGAATACACTAGATCACTACCCATCTGTGTGGATTGGGAAAGAAGAATTTGAATAA